Genomic segment of Chloroflexota bacterium:
ACCTGAGCCTCGCCGTGGATCGGCGCTGAGCGCGGTCCGCGGTTGATGAACAGCTCCGCCTCGTCCCCGCCGGTGGCCCGCAGGGTGCGCCGCACGGTGAGCGGTCGTCCACCGGCGGCGAGCGCGCACTCCACCATCGCCCCGTCGGACCGGGCGCGCATGCCGTCGGGCGGGCCGTAGAGGCAGGTCAGCAGCGCCGCCTTCAACGCCTGCGCCTGGTCAGGCGGACCCGTGATCAGGTGATGGCCCTGCGGCTGAAACTCCAGGTCCACCCGGTGCATGGCGCCAAGCTCGCGGACCGTCAGCCGCTCCAGGAGAATCATGCGACGCGGCTTTCGGCGCGTCGCCGAAAGCCATCGACGACCAACCGGCGCGCCCGAGCGACGGTGTCCGCGTCGTCCGCCGGCGCGGCGCCGGCGGTCAGGTGCTCGGCCGCGCGACGCACCTCCACCACGAACGAACGCGTCGGGCGTGCGTCGGCCGGTCCGGTTGTAATGTCGAGTTGTGACAGGTCAAGGTGTACCAGCGTGCCGTCGGCGGATGCCCGGCGGCTCAGATCGGCCACCCGGCAGCGATGCCACAGCTCGCGCGAGAACGCTCCCACGAATTCAAGCGTCACCAGCGGGGCGTCTCCAATGAGCGGCGTCACTCGCTCACGAATGACTCCGGCAGGGTCGCGATCGGCCAGCTCCCCCGCGGTGAAGGTGACCACGACGGGCGAGACACCCGCAAGCTCGCGAAACTCCGCGGCAATCACGCCGCCCTGATCCAGATCCACCAGGGCGAATCCCGCCTCCGGGCGACGCTCGGCCACCGCCGGGGCGGACCACCCGGGGCAGATCAGGAAAACATTTTCGAGTTGACGCTGGCCGGGATCCGGCCGGTTGCCGAGGACGATGACGTCGGCGGCCATGGCCTCTGGGCGCTGCAGCGCGTCCGAGTCGCTGGTCAGCGCGATGCGGAGGGTTGGATGATGAGGCGCAGGATCGGCATGGCCAAACGCCGAAGGCGCGCCAACGTCGAGCGCGATTCCGGCAACGTCGACGGTCCGGCTCCGGATGCCGCCGTCGGGCCGCACGCCGGCCAAAAGCCCAAGCTCCTCGAGGAAGGCAATGCCGGTGCTGCCGGTCGCGGGATTCTCGGCATCGTCGAGCGCGATGGCCACGATTCCGGCGTCGCGCGCGCGACCGAGACACTGGGAAGCAAAGCGAATATCGTCGAGTCCCGGCTCCGACTGCGCGAAGAGGCCGCCGGCGATGAGCATGAGGTCAGCGTCGTCGGCGATTGCTTGCTCGACGACAGCGGCGAAACTGCGCCTCGAGTGCGCCTGGAAGAGCGCAAGCTGCTCGGCGTTGAGAGATGGAGGCACGGCCCCGATGAGGTTGCCCGCGGTCAGCACGGCACGTATTGATTCGGCCGATCCCCGCAGGAACCGCATACGCAGCTACGCCATCCCCTGCCTCCCAGGTGCGGCGACGAAATGCGCCTGACTTGACAGAATATCACCGCCCGCTGGCGACGACCAGATCGAGGGCTCCTCGGCCCCTCGGCTGGGCGCCAGTTTCAAGCTGATGCCACATCCGTCCTGGACGTAGGTGCGGCGTCCGTCCCGGATCATGAGCGTGTGACCGCGCCAGCGGCGGCGGAAGTGCCGCAACACCAGGTCGACGACCGGAAACTGGAAGCGCCACTCGGCGACGAGCTGGCGCGGACCCGGTCCGCGGGTGAAGCGCAAGTCACGCCGCGCGGCGTGCACTTCGCGGTAGACCTGATGCCCCCAGCTCAAGGCCAGCTGGGCTTCGCGCGAACCGCGACCCAGCACGAACGAGGCGCCGTGCTCCAGCACCTGGCCGGCCACGGCGCGCAGCACCCGATCGCGATCAGGCGCGGGATGGCGCAGGGCGTAGCCGTAGAGACGTGCGAGCCGCGCCAGGCGCCGGCGGTCGCGGCGCACAGCCGCCAGTCGCGACCGCACCACGTCCGGTCCGCCGCCGCGCTCGTCGGCAACCTGCCGCAGCAGGGCAAAGAACGTGTCGGGCACGCGGCTCATGCTGGCCTCCAATCGAATTCGGCGCCCACGCTTGGGGACGTGTCCAGCACCGACTTCATAACTGCGCACGTGGTCGACGAACCAGAGTCATGCCGGCGGTCCCCCTCACCCCAACCCTTTGCCACGGAAGACGCTTGCAGAATCCAGCCGGAGTTGGGGACAACCGGGCGCATCCGTTCCGCCGTCGGGTTCAGTGAGGGGTGGATTCCCGCCTTCGCGGGAATGACGGAAGGGTTAGACGACGATCGCATCATCCGAGCACCGCGTCGCGCCAGGCGTATCGACTCGAGCTCATGCGCGCCCGGCTGGCGAGCAGCGACGCGGGCGCCAGGACGGCGTCGCCGAATCGCTGTCGGACCTGGTCCTGCGCCTCGTCCAGCCGCCGCCGCTCACGCGTCTCCGCCGGCCGCAGCGGCAACTGGCAGTAGTCAAAGCTCTCGAGCGCGGTGGCGTGAACTCCCACCAGGCGGTAGACATCATCGGCGCGCGCCACGCGCAGAAACAGCTCGCGAGCCAACGCGAAGATGGCCGCGCCGATATCCACGGCCGCCCCGGCGGTCGTCTGTCGGGTGATGGTGCGGAAGTCGGCGTAGCGCACCTTGACGCTGACGGTGCGCGCGCGGAGGTGCTTGGCACGCAGCCGCTGACCCACGTGCTCGGCAAGCTGCTGCAGGTAGTCCACCACAACCGTCCTGTCATCGACATCGCGGTCGAAGGTGACCTCGTTGCCCACCGAGCGGCGACCGCGCGCGGGAGTCACGGCCCGCGGGTCGATGCCACGCGACCGCACGGCGGCTTGGGCGGCGGTCCCGCCAAAGCCGGCGTGGACCCGCTCCGGGTCGATGCAAGCGAGGTCACCGATGGTGGTCACGCCATGCCGTCCGAGCTTGGCCGCCGTCTTGGGGCCAATGCCCCAGACCATGCGGACGGGCAGCGGGTCGAGGAAGGCCGACTCCGCGCCGGGAAGGATGACGCGGCAGCCGTCGGGCTTGGCAACCTGAGAAGCGATCTTGGCCACCGACTTCGTGGCCGCCACGCCGACGGATATGGGGAGGTCTTCGCGTTGACGCACGGTCGCTCGCAGGTGATTGGCAATTTCGGCCGGCGTCCCATAGCGGCGCTCGCAGCCGGTGACGTCGAGGAAGGCCTCGTCCAGCGACAGCGGCTCGACGAGCGGCGTGTAGGTGCGAAACAAGTCCATCACCCGGCTCGACACGTCGGCGTAGAGGTCCATGCGACCGGGAACGAACTCGGCCTGCGGGCAGAGGCGGGCGGCCTGGCGCGAGGGCATGGCGGAGCGCACGCCGAACGCGCGCGCTTCATAGGAAGCCGCCGTGACCACGCCGCGTCCGTCGCGCGAGCCGCCGACGACTACCGGCTTGCCGCGCAGCTCCGGCCGCTCGCGCTGCTCGACGGCCGCGTAGAAGGCGTCCATGTCGGCGTGCATGACCACCCGGTGACCATTCCAGGCGTCTGAGCCGAGATCCTGCATGTGCGCGTCGACTGCGGTCGGTGTGCGGGAATAATACCAGACAACAACCGAACGAACAAATAGCGAACAGGCGGATGGCGCGTCACCGCGCCGTGGGGGTTGGACTCCGGCAGCCTCCGATGTGGCGGCCGGAGAATCCCCTCACCCCGACTCTCGCCCCGTGGGAGAGGGAGCGGATGCAGCCGGCTTGCGCGTGTGCCCGTCTCACCGACCCTCTCCCCGTTGGAGACCCGTGCAGATTCCAGCCCGGTTTGGGGATGAGCGGGCGCATCCTGTCCGTCCCCAGGTTCAATGAAGGGTGGATTCCCGCCTTCGCGGGAGTGACGATTGGTTTCGCAGAAGCGTCCTTACCATTGGAAGGCATCGCACCGCCTCTGGAGCCTCACCTCTGTCATTTCGAGCGGAGCGAGAAATCTAATGGGCGCGGGAGGATTCACAGCGTGCTTAGATTCCTCGCTTGCGCTCGGAATGACAGACTGCGGGAATGCCGCGCGACGAACTCTCGGCCTAAAGGCTCCGCAGGATGGCGACGGCGTGGCCGCGGACGCGCACGTCGCGGGCGTAGATGGGGTCGTAGTCGGCGTTGGCGGGCTGCAGGCGCACGCGCCCGTTCTCGCGGAAGAGGCGCTTGAGCGTGGCGGTGCCGTCGTCCAGCATGGCCACGGCGATCTGTCCGTCCCGCACGGCCTCGGTGGGCGCGACGATCACCAGGTCGCCGTCGCAGATGTGGTCGTCGATCATGCTGTCGCCGCGCACGCGCAGCGCATAGGTGTCGCTCGCGGGCGCGAGGCCGGAGGCCACCGGGACGGTGTCGATGCGCTCCTCGTAGGCGTCGATCGGCAGACCGGCGGCAATCTCGCCGATGATCGGCACGTGGACCACGCCGGCGTCGGCGCCGTTATCGAGGATCTCGATGCCGTGCGACTGGCCGGTGCGCCGGATGTAGCCCTTGCGCTCCAGGGCGTCCAGGTGCTGCTGCACGGTGGCCGGCGCCAGACCGACGATGCCGCCAACCTCGCGAACACTGGGCGTGTAGCCCTCGTCGCGCACGAAGCGCTCGATGGTGACCAGCACGCGATGCTGTCGTTGAGTGAGCGGGCCGCCCATGGGCGACATCCTCCGCGACGCGCGACGCGGCATGACCAACGGTCACGCGCCAGATGATTCCACGCACGGCCAACCTACCAGACAGAATGCGAACGCGTCAACACTGCTTCAAGAAACTCGGCCCATCCCGACGTTACGCCTGTAGCTCGTCCATTGCCTCGATGACGAGCATCGCGCCGGAGCGAACCCGGCGCAGGGCCGAATCGTCGGGGTCGTCGATGCGTCCAACGGGCGCAATCGGGCTTGCGGCGCGCGGCTCGGATCCACGGCTGGCCGGCGTGGGACCGAAGAAGATGCAGATCGCGCGACCCGGCGGCCAGATCGCCAGGTCGCCCACCGCCGCAACGTCCGTGGCGTCGTCCGGCAGGTCCACGCCGACGCCGATGCCGGCGTAGATTTCGTCGCCCCAAACACTCGCCCGCACGTTCAGCGGCAGGGCCTGCCACACGGCGTCCGCCGCCGGCGTGTCGTGCAGGCGCGCCTGGACCGAGTAGTCACCCACCCGGATCAGAACGAGCCGTGTCGAAATGCTCAGCCGCCCTGACCGCGGAGCTCGCGCGCCCGGGCCACGTACGTCTGCACGGTGGCAGCAAACTCGGCGTGGCTCCAGGTGAGCGGGCTCACGCTGAGGGGCTGCCCGGTGAGCGGGTGCACCTGCTCCGCCAGGGTGCCGCTGGGGAGAGCGCGGTCGACCACCCAACGCATCAGCTCGTGCGCGCGCTCCAGGTCAGCCATGGTCTGGGCCGCCGCCGCTTCCCACTGCGCCAGCCACAGGGTGCAGATGAACCACGGATTGCCGGGAATGCGCTCGATGTCGTCCGAGACGCGGTGGTAGTAGTCGTCCTCGTAGCGCGCCACGCCGCCGATGTCGGTCTTGACCCAGAGCCGATCGCGCAGCGAGTGCATGGTGGATACGCAGCGCGAATCCGTCGGCTCGCAGAGCCCGAAACGCCAGACGCCGGTGACGCTGGCGTCGATGGTCAGATCGGGAACCAGCGTGCCGTCGTCGGCGACCTCCAGGCGACGGATGAAGCGCCGCTCACCTTCGTCGTAGAGGTGCTCGAAGGCGGCCTCGCGGATCTCGGCCGCGGCGGTGTCGTACTCATCGGCCGCCGCCTGTTCGCCGAACCCACGGGCGAACGCGGCGGCCGCTCGCAATCCGCCATACACGCTCGCGACGGTGAACGTGTGGATGCCGTAGCGCTCCTCCCATAGGTCCCAGGAGGGCGCGGGCAGCCCGGTCTCCCGATGCCGGAAACGAACCATGAAGTCGGCGGCGCGCTTGATGAGCGGCGCATACAAGGGCTTGACGACCTCGGTGTCCTTGAAGCGCTCGTCGTAGGCGCCGAGGGCCCACAGCACCAGGGAGGTCTCGTCCTCCTGGATCGGCAGGATGCGGTTGCCGTCCGCGTCCGCCCAGGGATGCCAGCTGCTGCCCGGCGTTCCGTCGGGGTTGTACTTGTGCAGCATGAAGCCGCCCGGCTGGATCGTGCGGAGGCAGAAATCGAAGAAGCGCCGCGCCAGCTCGCGGTGGTCGCCCTGGATCAGCACCTGAACCACCAGGGCGCCGTCCCGCGGCCACATATAGGTGTAGGTATCGCGGCCGAACTGCAGGATGTCGCTGTCGTTAGCCGCGATGATCGCGCCGTCGTCGTCGGTTTGGGTGCGGACGATGAGCATGCTGCGGCGGTAGAGATCGCGGACGGCCGGATCGAGGCCGGTGAAGTCCAGGTCCTCGCGGGTGACCCAGTGGCGCCAGTAGTGGTTGGTGCGTTCGATCAGGGCGTCGGGACCGCGCCGCACGACCATGTCGTTCTCGTCCTTGACGGCAAAGAACTCGTCGCCGACCGCCAGCCAGTAGTGCGCCACCGCGTCGCCACCCGCGGGCACGCGCACATCCACGCCGCCGGTGCTGTCGACCAGCCCTTGAGCGATGGCGTTGCCGGAGAGATTGCCGTCCTCGGCGTCGCGCCAGGTGCCCTCCAATCCGTGCAGATGCTTGGTGCCCGTGCTCACCGCGTCGAATCCCGGCTGCTCGCCGGCCCATGCGTTGGCCATGAACAGCACGTCCCGCTTGTGATGCACGATGCCGCGCGTGAGGGGATCGAAATAGGTCGTGTCGCCCACGCCGTCGCGGAACAGGTAGAAATCGTGATGGAAGAAGAGCTTGACGTGACGCGGGGCGCCCCGGAGGTCGCGCACGACCATGCGCCGAACGTAGATCGGTCGATGGAAGTCAACCGCGTCGGCGCAAATCAGCTCGAGCCCGAGGTCGTCGTTGACCAGGCGAACGTCGCTGACCAGGGTGTCCGGGCGGTAGCGCAGCGTGCCGTTCCAGGTTCGCGCGGTGATCCAGGCGAACGCGCCGTCGACCCAGATGCCGAACCGAAACGGATCGTGGCCGGCATGGTTCCACAGCCCCACGTGAGGGAAATAGATATCGCGGACGCGATAGTCGCCATCGAACGCGACCAGCAGGCGGCCATTGCCAATCGCCAAGTCACGCGGCATCGCTTGCCCCTTCCACGCCGGAGGGAATCGCGGGTGGCCGCATTATGGCAGTGAGCTTCGGCACGTTTGGTAGGGAGAGTCGCGAACCGCCCGAGGTCGACCTTCGCAATTCGGGTAGGGGCGGGTCTTAGACCCGCCCGACGCCAAGCATCCGGCGCGCGCCCCGAGTTCAGTCAAGGTGGATTCCCGCCTTCGCGGGAATGACAGATGCAACGTAGCCCGCGACCGAGCGGTGGCCCGCGCTGCGTGCGGCGTGGGACCCTTGGAAGACATCCCATGCTGCGCGCAGCATGGGCCACCGGAGCAGCGTGCCGGAGAGCAAGCCGATGCCAGCCATCATTCCCGTCGTCATCGATACCGACCCGGGCGTCGACGACGCGTTGGCCCTGGCGTTGGCGCTGGCCTCGCCCGAGCTCTCCGTGCGCGCGGTGACGACCGTGGCGGGGAACGTGGACCTGGCGACGGGCACAGCGAACGCCGACTATCTGCTGCGCATCCTGGCGCCCGGTGCGCCCATCCGGCTGTCCCAGGGCTGCGCCAAGCCGCAGGCGCGCGAGCTGGTGACGGCGGAAGAGGTTCACGGTTCCGACGGGCTGGCCGGAATCACCGGCCATGAACGCTGGCGGCGGACGCGCCCTGAACCGCCGGACATCCTGGCTGACGCCGTGGACGTGATCATCGAGGAGGTCGGCGCCTCACCCGAACCCCTGACGGTGATCGCCCTGGGTCCGCTGACGAACGTCGCCGCCGCGCTCCGGCGCGACCCCGCGGCCATGCGCCGAGCGGGGGCCATCGTGGCCATGGGCGGCTCGCTGTACGCCGGCGGCAACGTGACCCCGCACGCGGAGTTCAACTTCTATGTGGATCCCGAGGCGGCGGACATGGTGCTGGCCTCCGGCGTACCGGTGATCGTGACGCCGCTGGACGTGACGCACCAGTTGGCCGTGAGCGACGCGACCGTCGAGTCGCGCCTGTTTTCGCGCTCGGAGCCCCGGAGCGCCTTCCTGGGCGAGCTGATCCGCCGCGCCCGCGCCGAGCAGTTCACCGGGCGCGGCGGCAAGCTGCTGCTGCACGATCCGGCGGCGGTGGGAACGCTGCTCTGGCCGGAACTCTTCACGATGCAGTCGCACCCACTGACGGTCGAATGCGGCGACGGAGACCTACGCGGCGCGATGCGGCCCGCCGCGGACGACGACTCTGGAGCGGGGCGGATGGCGGCCCAGGTGGCCGTCGACGTCGCGGCGGATTCGGTTGTGGGCCGGATCGTCGAGCGGCTGGTCGCCGGCGGCGGCTAGCCACACTTACACCCAGCCTCGATCCAACGCCCGCCGCCCGTGGCAATCGCGCGGCGGGCGCGGCAGAATGGGCCGTGGGCTGGTGACGACGCACGGGGGAACAAGATGATGCGGCGAATGGTCGTCGTTGCACTGGCGCTGGCGATCGCGATGGTGGTGGCCGCCTGCGGCGAATCCGAGCCCGAAGGGCCGCCGACGTTCGCGTCCTACCCGGAGATGGGGATCGACCCCAAGCGGCCCTATAGCGTCATCGTCACCACCGACGTCGGGCGCATGACGTTCATCCTGCTGCCGGCGGAAGCGCCGCTGGCGGTCAACAGCTTCACGTTCCTCCTCAACGAGGGGTTCTACACGGGCATGGAGTTCTATCGCGTGCTGCCGGGCGTGCTGGCCGAAACCGGCGATCCAACCGGCACCGGAACGGGCGGGCCCGGCTACACCTACGAGCTCGAGGCGCCGCAACGGCCCTACGCGCGCGGTCTCCTGGCAATGGCGCCCAACGGGGCCGACAACTCCAACGGATCGCGGTTCTACATCCTCCTGGGCGACCTGGACGCGAGCGACGCGGTCTCGGGCGACCACACGATCTTCGGCCACCTCAAGGAGGACCACGCCCCATCGGCCACCACGCTGACGAAGATCGAGAACTCGCAGGTGCCGGTCGCGATCCGGGAAGTGAAGGCCATCGAAGGCTGTCTGCCGAACGTGAGCATGTGGACGCAGGGCTGCTAGAGGATTGACCGACCGCCACTGCACCACGCACCGGGCAAGATCTACCGGTCGTGAACGCCTCTAGGCCTACGTTCGCGAAATCAGAGGAGACCAAGGTGGGAGATTCGAACGGCGCGGCGCTCTACCGAACCGGCGACGAGCTGGAAGCCGGCCTGGACCATTTGCGGGAGTCGCCGGCGGACGGAGGTCCCGTGCGCATGATCGTGCGGCGACCCGAGGTCGATGCGCGCGAGGTGATCGCGGAGGGTGAGCTCGACACCGAAACCGGACTGGTCGGGGACAGCTGGAAGGACCGCGGCAGCACGGTCACCCCCACTGGGGGTCCGAACCCGGCGGCGCAAATCACGATCATCAACTCCCGCCTGCTCGACCTGCTCGCGCAGTCCGAGGAGCGTTGGCCGCTGGCGGGCGATCAGCTCGTGATCGACATCGACATGAGCGAGGAGAACCTTCCGCCGGGATCGCAACTCGCCATCGGGTCGGCGGTGATCGAGATTTCCAAGGAACCGCACACGGGGTGCGCCAAGTTCGCCGCGCGGTTCGGACACGATGCGCTGCGTTTCATCAGCACGCCGCTGGGACGGCAGATGCGGATGCGCGGCATCAACACGCGCGTGGTGCAGTCGGGGAGGGTGCGCGTGGGGGACACGGCGACGAAGGTTTTGCCGTAGGTCAGCCGGACCCACTGGCCCCTGAGGGCGGGTCGCGGGCGCCGAGCTCGCACTGCATAGACTTGCCGCGATCTGTGGGCCGAGGGTTTGCCATGTCGCTGCAGTGGATTACACCTTTCAGGCGGACTGGTTGCGAGCGGCTACACGCCGACGGGCAGCCAGTCTCGGAATCAAATGACCTTTTGCAATTCTGGCAATGGATGGGCTCCGACCTTGTCGCGAACACCCAGCGTGCCGTAGTGGCCGAATACATCGTTGGAGTTGCCGTGGGCGATGCCTGTCTTATGAGTGGGACACGGGACCCGTGGGGCAACTACGACCTCACGAGTACCCACGAGGTCAGGATCGAGGTCAAATCCGCGGCGTATGTTCAATATTGGAGGCAGGCCAGGGAATCGACACCAACTTTCGATATCGCAAAGACTCTCGCTTTTGATCCTGAAACTGATCAATTTTCGGACACCCCAACGCGTTCCGCGGATGTCTACGTGTTTTGCTTGCACACCCATCGTGCTAGCGATCCGGTCGAAGCCATTGATCCTCTGAACGTTTCGCAGTGGGAGTTCTATGTGCTGTCGACCGCTGCACTAGAGGATCATTTCGGCGATCAGAAGACCGTCCGTCTTGGATCGCTATATCGGATCGGAGCCCGACCGGTCCGATTCGAGGATCTAGGCAGTGCCGTCGATGGAGCGTTCCGTGGCGACTGATAGTCTGGCGCGCTCCGCGGGCAGACGCCCCGCGCTCACGCCTAGATCGGAAAAGGCGCCTCGCTAAGGTCGCCGAGCTTGTAGCCGCAGCGTCCACACTTCGTCGCCCTCGCTGGTCCGTTCGCCGGTGCGACGCATGCCTACGTTCGCAGCGACTCGCTGGGATGCGGTGTTCTCGGGGTGGATCGTCGCTCGGACTTCTCTCGGGTTGAAGAACTCCAGCAGCCAGGCGGCGATGCGCTGCGCGGCCTCGGTTGCATAGCCCTGTTTCCGAAAGCGTCGTCCGACTAGCCAGGCCATGTCGGCCCACTGTTCGGTCACGGTCGCTTGCATGCGCCCGACCGCGGTTTGGTCGTCCTTCAGCCGAAGCGTCCAGTTCAGCCAGACTTCGGCGCCGTCCGGCGACCGCCGGCGCTCCCAGCGGCGGATTCGCGCTCGGACTCGCGGAAGGCTCACGTCAGGTCCGTCGTCGGCAGGTGCGTCGGAGTCGAGGATCCGAAGCTCGTGCAGCTCCGCGGCGTCGCTTTCGGTCATTGGCGCAAGCAGCAGACGCTCGGTTTCCAGGGTCCATTCGTCGTCGGCGGGGACGTTGAGCACCTAGTGACCTTGCCGGCTTCGGCAGGGATTGACCTGCAATGGCATCGTCGGGGCGCGTCTTTGCCTAGAGGCACTCCGCACTCTACGCGCACTGGCGTTGACACTGGGAAAGCGCCGTCTCTAAAGTCGCGGTGCTTGCGAACCGCGCGCGTGGGGCTCTATGTCTGAGAAGACCGCCGGCCACAAGATCCTGATCACGGACATCGCCTGGCCCAGCACGGCGCCGGAGCGCGAGGTGCTCGCCGAGCTCGACGCGGAGGTGATCGAGTCGGATAGCCCCGACGAGGATCGGCTGATCGAGCTGGCGCAGGACGTAACGGGGATCCTCACCTGCTTCGCCAAGGTCACCGAGCGCGTGATCGCCGCCTCGCCCCGCCTGGGGGTGGTCGGGCGCACCGGCGTGGGCACGGACAACATCGACGTGGACGCCTGCACCCGGCGCGGCATTCCGGTGACCTACGTGCCCGACTACGCCATCGAAGAGGTGGCCGACCACGCCATGGCGCTGCTGATGGCGCTGTCCCGCAAGATCGTGGCGCTGGACCGGCTCACCAAGGCGGACCGCTGGGAGACCAAGCCCGCGCGCCCCATCTACCGGATGCGCGGGCGCACCCTGGGCATCCTGGGCTACGGTCGCATCGGCCACGCGCTGGCGCTGCGCGCGATTCCCCACGGGCTCAAGATCCTGGTCTACGACCCCTACATCACGGCCGACCGCGTGGCCGACATTGGGGCCGAGCTGGTGGACAAGGAGCGGCTGCTGGCCGAGTCGGACGCGATTTCGGTGCACGCTCCGCTGACGCCCGAAACCCACCACGTGATCGGCGAGACCGAGCTGCAGGCCATGAAGCCGGATGCCTTTCTGATCAACACTGCCCGGGGGCCGCTGATCGACGAATACGCGCTCGCCCGCGCGCTGTCCGAGGGCTGGATCGCGGGCGCGGGCATCGACGTGCTGCAGGCCGAGCCGCCGCCGGACGGCCACCCCCTGCTCGCGGAGCCCAACGCCATCGTCACGCCCCACGCGGCGTTCATGTCCGAGGAATCGGTCCTAGAGCTCGAGCGCCGCGCGGCGCTGGCCGTCGTGCGCGTCCTCCAAGGCCGCATGCCCGAGTTCATCTGGAATCGAGAAGTGCTGGAGCAGGTGAGGCTGGCCGAAGGGTAGGCGGCGCGCCGAGCGTCTCGCACACTTCCACAGCTCGATTCTCAGCAGAGGAAGGATGCTTGCCGATAGGGCCATATCCGACTAGTCTTAAGTCTAGTCAGAGTGATCATTCACGGAGGCGACATGGGTAAAGTCTGGCCAGTACAAGACGCCAAGGCGAGATTCAGCGAGTTCCTGGCCACCAGTCTCGTGGAAGGCCCGCAAATCGTGACCAAGCGCGGCGTCGAAACCGCCGTGCTGGTGCCGATCGAGCAGTGGCGGCGATTGGAACAGCGGACAAAGCCGGACCTCAAGCAGTTGCTGCTCACCCCGGAGGCGCGGACAGACTCGCTGACCCCGCCGCGAGCACCGCATCGCCGGCGAATCCCCGAAGCATTCGAGTAGA
This window contains:
- a CDS encoding DUF4130 domain-containing protein — encoded protein: MSRVPDTFFALLRQVADERGGGPDVVRSRLAAVRRDRRRLARLARLYGYALRHPAPDRDRVLRAVAGQVLEHGASFVLGRGSREAQLALSWGHQVYREVHAARRDLRFTRGPGPRQLVAEWRFQFPVVDLVLRHFRRRWRGHTLMIRDGRRTYVQDGCGISLKLAPSRGAEEPSIWSSPAGGDILSSQAHFVAAPGRQGMA
- the dinB gene encoding DNA polymerase IV encodes the protein MQDLGSDAWNGHRVVMHADMDAFYAAVEQRERPELRGKPVVVGGSRDGRGVVTAASYEARAFGVRSAMPSRQAARLCPQAEFVPGRMDLYADVSSRVMDLFRTYTPLVEPLSLDEAFLDVTGCERRYGTPAEIANHLRATVRQREDLPISVGVAATKSVAKIASQVAKPDGCRVILPGAESAFLDPLPVRMVWGIGPKTAAKLGRHGVTTIGDLACIDPERVHAGFGGTAAQAAVRSRGIDPRAVTPARGRRSVGNEVTFDRDVDDRTVVVDYLQQLAEHVGQRLRAKHLRARTVSVKVRYADFRTITRQTTAGAAVDIGAAIFALARELFLRVARADDVYRLVGVHATALESFDYCQLPLRPAETRERRRLDEAQDQVRQRFGDAVLAPASLLASRARMSSSRYAWRDAVLG
- the lexA gene encoding transcriptional repressor LexA, producing MGGPLTQRQHRVLVTIERFVRDEGYTPSVREVGGIVGLAPATVQQHLDALERKGYIRRTGQSHGIEILDNGADAGVVHVPIIGEIAAGLPIDAYEERIDTVPVASGLAPASDTYALRVRGDSMIDDHICDGDLVIVAPTEAVRDGQIAVAMLDDGTATLKRLFRENGRVRLQPANADYDPIYARDVRVRGHAVAILRSL
- a CDS encoding cyclophilin-like fold protein; this encodes MGDYSVQARLHDTPAADAVWQALPLNVRASVWGDEIYAGIGVGVDLPDDATDVAAVGDLAIWPPGRAICIFFGPTPASRGSEPRAASPIAPVGRIDDPDDSALRRVRSGAMLVIEAMDELQA
- a CDS encoding glycoside hydrolase family 15 protein; translated protein: MPRDLAIGNGRLLVAFDGDYRVRDIYFPHVGLWNHAGHDPFRFGIWVDGAFAWITARTWNGTLRYRPDTLVSDVRLVNDDLGLELICADAVDFHRPIYVRRMVVRDLRGAPRHVKLFFHHDFYLFRDGVGDTTYFDPLTRGIVHHKRDVLFMANAWAGEQPGFDAVSTGTKHLHGLEGTWRDAEDGNLSGNAIAQGLVDSTGGVDVRVPAGGDAVAHYWLAVGDEFFAVKDENDMVVRRGPDALIERTNHYWRHWVTREDLDFTGLDPAVRDLYRRSMLIVRTQTDDDGAIIAANDSDILQFGRDTYTYMWPRDGALVVQVLIQGDHRELARRFFDFCLRTIQPGGFMLHKYNPDGTPGSSWHPWADADGNRILPIQEDETSLVLWALGAYDERFKDTEVVKPLYAPLIKRAADFMVRFRHRETGLPAPSWDLWEERYGIHTFTVASVYGGLRAAAAFARGFGEQAAADEYDTAAAEIREAAFEHLYDEGERRFIRRLEVADDGTLVPDLTIDASVTGVWRFGLCEPTDSRCVSTMHSLRDRLWVKTDIGGVARYEDDYYHRVSDDIERIPGNPWFICTLWLAQWEAAAAQTMADLERAHELMRWVVDRALPSGTLAEQVHPLTGQPLSVSPLTWSHAEFAATVQTYVARARELRGQGG
- a CDS encoding nucleoside hydrolase — its product is MPAIIPVVIDTDPGVDDALALALALASPELSVRAVTTVAGNVDLATGTANADYLLRILAPGAPIRLSQGCAKPQARELVTAEEVHGSDGLAGITGHERWRRTRPEPPDILADAVDVIIEEVGASPEPLTVIALGPLTNVAAALRRDPAAMRRAGAIVAMGGSLYAGGNVTPHAEFNFYVDPEAADMVLASGVPVIVTPLDVTHQLAVSDATVESRLFSRSEPRSAFLGELIRRARAEQFTGRGGKLLLHDPAAVGTLLWPELFTMQSHPLTVECGDGDLRGAMRPAADDDSGAGRMAAQVAVDVAADSVVGRIVERLVAGGG
- a CDS encoding peptidylprolyl isomerase, which encodes MVVVALALAIAMVVAACGESEPEGPPTFASYPEMGIDPKRPYSVIVTTDVGRMTFILLPAEAPLAVNSFTFLLNEGFYTGMEFYRVLPGVLAETGDPTGTGTGGPGYTYELEAPQRPYARGLLAMAPNGADNSNGSRFYILLGDLDASDAVSGDHTIFGHLKEDHAPSATTLTKIENSQVPVAIREVKAIEGCLPNVSMWTQGC
- a CDS encoding MOSC domain-containing protein, which translates into the protein MGDSNGAALYRTGDELEAGLDHLRESPADGGPVRMIVRRPEVDAREVIAEGELDTETGLVGDSWKDRGSTVTPTGGPNPAAQITIINSRLLDLLAQSEERWPLAGDQLVIDIDMSEENLPPGSQLAIGSAVIEISKEPHTGCAKFAARFGHDALRFISTPLGRQMRMRGINTRVVQSGRVRVGDTATKVLP
- a CDS encoding GNAT family N-acetyltransferase; translated protein: MLNVPADDEWTLETERLLLAPMTESDAAELHELRILDSDAPADDGPDVSLPRVRARIRRWERRRSPDGAEVWLNWTLRLKDDQTAVGRMQATVTEQWADMAWLVGRRFRKQGYATEAAQRIAAWLLEFFNPREVRATIHPENTASQRVAANVGMRRTGERTSEGDEVWTLRLQARRP